Proteins encoded in a region of the Candidatus Thorarchaeota archaeon genome:
- a CDS encoding serine hydroxymethyltransferase, whose translation MTRTINLIASENVSSPAVRSAIVSDFRDRYAEGWPGERVYAGCTYIDEVELICIDLAKKLFRAEFADVRPVSGVVANLMMYTAVMQPMDRMMALSISHGGHISHARENLGGTAGQIRGHKVQNWEFDEKEFNIDVDASLKKIRELHEEGKDVKFLLFGGSVFLFPHPVREFRDIASEYGLKIGYDSAHVSGLIAANRFQDPLREGADVMTASTHKTMPGPQHGIVLAKTELADQLKRAAFPGLMSNHHLHNVAGLAVALAEMTEFGEAYCDQILKNARALAQALHERGWRVVAEEKGFTRSHQILVDITETPMKDGRTVEEELEKANIIINRNLLPWDPKRGRDYKSPGGIRLGVSEMTRLGMKESEMDAIAEYMHRVVVKGESVKKVADEVAQFRKEYQKVHFAFESSTPAYAHLRFR comes from the coding sequence ATGACGAGGACGATTAACCTGATTGCATCAGAGAATGTGTCCTCGCCAGCCGTGAGGTCAGCCATAGTGTCCGACTTCAGGGATCGATATGCGGAGGGGTGGCCAGGAGAGCGTGTATATGCAGGCTGTACCTACATCGACGAGGTTGAGCTGATATGTATCGACCTCGCCAAGAAACTCTTTCGTGCGGAGTTCGCAGACGTGCGCCCAGTCTCTGGGGTGGTTGCAAACCTAATGATGTATACAGCTGTCATGCAACCAATGGACAGGATGATGGCCCTGTCAATCTCACACGGTGGCCACATATCCCACGCACGGGAGAACCTTGGCGGAACGGCCGGACAGATCAGAGGTCACAAGGTCCAGAACTGGGAGTTCGATGAGAAGGAGTTCAACATCGATGTTGATGCAAGTCTGAAGAAGATTCGAGAACTCCACGAGGAGGGGAAGGATGTCAAGTTCCTGCTCTTTGGCGGTAGTGTCTTCTTGTTCCCGCATCCTGTAAGGGAATTTCGCGACATCGCCAGCGAATACGGACTGAAGATTGGATATGACTCGGCCCATGTGTCCGGACTGATTGCAGCCAACAGGTTCCAAGACCCGCTCAGGGAGGGTGCGGACGTGATGACTGCGTCAACCCACAAGACCATGCCTGGACCACAGCATGGAATTGTGCTGGCCAAAACAGAGCTTGCAGACCAGCTCAAGCGTGCTGCGTTTCCGGGCCTTATGAGCAACCATCACCTTCACAACGTGGCGGGGCTTGCGGTGGCACTGGCTGAGATGACTGAGTTTGGTGAAGCCTACTGTGACCAGATACTGAAGAATGCAAGAGCACTTGCACAGGCCCTACATGAAAGAGGCTGGAGAGTGGTGGCTGAAGAGAAGGGGTTCACTCGTTCCCATCAGATTCTGGTGGACATCACAGAAACACCAATGAAAGACGGCCGGACAGTTGAAGAAGAACTGGAGAAGGCAAACATAATCATCAATAGGAACCTTCTGCCATGGGATCCAAAACGTGGTAGAGACTACAAGAGCCCTGGCGGCATCAGACTTGGAGTGAGTGAGATGACGCGACTCGGTATGAAGGAGTCAGAGATGGATGCAATAGCCGAGTATATGCACCGGGTGGTGGTCAAGGGTGAGTCTGTGAAGAAGGTCGCAGATGAAGTCGCCCAATTCCGGAAGGAGTACCAGAAGGTGCACTTTGCGTTTGAGAGTTCAACACCCGCCTATGCGCACTTAAGATTCAGGTAG
- a CDS encoding nucleotide pyrophosphohydrolase: MDTKDAQELMRRLYLDRDRDRGIEGTLLRTFQELSELTEAIMSKSSHEEITSEMADAFAWLCSVANLLDIDLSDALLSKYRNTCPRCLHSPCNCTDEP, translated from the coding sequence ATGGACACGAAGGATGCACAGGAACTCATGCGCCGATTATACCTCGACAGAGACAGGGATAGAGGGATTGAGGGCACACTCCTGCGCACATTCCAAGAACTCTCGGAACTCACTGAGGCAATCATGAGTAAATCATCCCACGAGGAAATCACATCAGAGATGGCGGATGCCTTTGCTTGGCTCTGCTCAGTAGCCAACCTGCTTGACATCGACTTGTCAGACGCGCTTCTCTCCAAGTACAGAAACACATGCCCAAGGTGCCTTCACTCTCCCTGCAACTGTACCGATGAGCCATAG
- a CDS encoding preprotein translocase subunit Sec61beta, whose protein sequence is MPKTVKKRSRGKGEGPLPGGAGLIRFFEDETPGIKVSPSIVVIIATLLVIATVVAHLFA, encoded by the coding sequence ATGCCAAAGACTGTCAAGAAGCGCAGTAGAGGAAAAGGTGAGGGTCCGCTTCCCGGCGGAGCAGGCCTGATAAGGTTCTTCGAAGACGAGACTCCTGGCATCAAGGTGAGCCCAAGCATTGTTGTAATCATCGCGACCCTGCTGGTAATCGCAACAGTGGTTGCGCACCTCTTTGCCTGA
- a CDS encoding 50S ribosomal protein L44e, translated as MRVATERRTYCPRCKNYTVHQVSAYKKGKDRTMAEGARRMVRRTRGYGSFPKPIQKRFSKTTKKTMFKVKCKDCGYILQTKGMRLKKVDLERV; from the coding sequence ATGAGAGTTGCTACGGAACGTCGAACATATTGCCCGCGTTGCAAGAATTACACGGTCCATCAGGTTTCCGCATACAAGAAGGGTAAAGACAGGACCATGGCAGAGGGGGCTCGCAGAATGGTACGCAGGACGAGAGGATACGGTTCCTTCCCAAAGCCAATCCAGAAGCGATTCTCCAAGACCACCAAGAAGACCATGTTCAAGGTGAAGTGCAAGGACTGCGGATACATACTTCAGACTAAGGGGATGCGTCTCAAGAAGGTGGACCTGGAACGCGTCTAG
- a CDS encoding 30S ribosomal protein S27e, which translates to MVKPLVKEVVQQPKSRFIRVKCLDCENEQIIFGHATTEVKCLKCSKTLARPTGGKARLEPTARELEVLS; encoded by the coding sequence ATGGTGAAGCCCTTGGTCAAGGAAGTCGTACAACAACCAAAGTCACGATTCATTAGGGTAAAATGCCTTGATTGTGAGAACGAGCAGATAATATTCGGTCATGCGACCACCGAAGTGAAATGCCTCAAGTGCTCCAAGACCCTAGCCAGACCCACAGGGGGAAAGGCGAGGTTGGAACCCACCGCAAGGGAATTAGAGGTACTTTCGTAG
- a CDS encoding translation initiation factor IF-2 subunit alpha: protein MKRVEWPQVDEYVVAVATKVTSYGAYVNLLEYGDKEGFIHISEISSTWVRNIRNHIHENQRVVVKVLQVDTQKKHIDLSLRRVSTEAKRAKNNEWKRAQKAEKLLEILAKENNMSLEEVYREVGWPMEDYFGEIYKGLEKTADAGAAVLEPLAFPKTLRDQIVELAKTRIEVPSVEIDGELAVQVPTPDGVEVIKKALMDGLEKAEGEKASVEIYALGAPMYKLRITSPDYKMAEDLLALVLETIKKPVESKGGTVSFTRK from the coding sequence ATGAAGAGAGTCGAATGGCCTCAGGTAGACGAGTATGTCGTCGCCGTTGCCACGAAGGTCACATCCTATGGGGCATACGTCAATCTACTAGAGTATGGTGACAAGGAGGGGTTCATCCACATATCTGAGATCAGTAGTACGTGGGTCAGAAACATTCGAAATCACATCCACGAGAATCAGCGCGTTGTGGTCAAGGTACTTCAAGTCGACACTCAGAAGAAACACATAGATCTCTCTCTCAGAAGGGTATCCACGGAGGCCAAGAGAGCCAAGAACAACGAGTGGAAGAGGGCACAGAAAGCCGAAAAGCTCCTCGAGATTCTCGCAAAGGAGAACAACATGTCCCTCGAGGAGGTCTATAGGGAAGTCGGATGGCCTATGGAGGACTACTTTGGGGAGATATACAAGGGTCTTGAGAAGACAGCTGATGCAGGAGCAGCAGTTCTTGAACCACTCGCATTCCCGAAAACGCTTCGCGACCAGATAGTGGAGCTTGCCAAGACTAGGATTGAGGTTCCGTCGGTCGAGATTGATGGCGAACTGGCAGTTCAAGTACCGACCCCGGACGGAGTAGAAGTGATAAAGAAGGCGCTCATGGATGGTCTCGAGAAGGCAGAGGGGGAAAAGGCATCTGTCGAGATTTATGCGCTCGGGGCGCCAATGTACAAGCTTAGGATTACAAGTCCCGATTACAAGATGGCTGAAGACCTACTGGCTCTCGTCCTAGAGACAATAAAGAAACCAGTTGAGAGCAAGGGGGGAACAGTATCCTTCACCCGGAAGTAG
- a CDS encoding RNA-protein complex protein Nop10, protein MTHLYKCVECGEYTLNESKCPRCGGRVRSPEPARYSPTDRYGEYRRRAKKKTLLSEP, encoded by the coding sequence ATGACTCACCTCTACAAGTGTGTCGAATGCGGCGAATACACTCTGAACGAGTCAAAATGCCCAAGATGTGGGGGGCGCGTCAGAAGTCCTGAGCCAGCACGATACAGCCCCACAGACAGGTATGGCGAGTATCGGAGGAGAGCCAAGAAGAAGACGCTCTTGTCAGAGCCATAG